One region of Aurantimonas sp. HBX-1 genomic DNA includes:
- a CDS encoding DUF4153 domain-containing protein: MASGNHQAGSTRLRRATAALARGAGTAAARFPVSTLLIAAISLLSNVAVQDVFVPNPEDFPWLLASLYGAAASAVVASLAAEAHGLTPPARHAGATAVALVMGLAVWFGPRFGIYPPALIAAATLAVPLAPFVGRGDGMRFWTYTLWTVVGVILAFLSVLLFTLGLSAILEMIRFLFAVGLSGDAYEHIFVTAFTLVGPLFALGRVPAGFEEPVPGPEDRLLAGVRIMAAWIAAPLVLVTAAVLHLYAMKILATGVLPANEIGWIVTFFALLVLSLRIGAAPFLSEATPPIRLFGRSFVAILIVPLVLLAIAAAIRIAAEGVTLPRYYLALGVLAAALVVAAQAPLRWRGDIRVMAAIPLLLLALSSFGPWGAASTVGRSQTALIVAEAGVSGPDGAATLVTADRGPEADRRLRSRLYALEDAGQIGRVLPYLEPALRQRVAAADPQGADDSAFDILMTGLGLSRPSALQTIRSFTAAAALVVETDGYDRAATELSAVADANPGPSNDVATPIPQVRIEADRLVVRIGMVEDRFDLASAVADLPESTFSTAPERLVPPVLDLTSGDGRRLRVVLRQIVQEGEVAAISAASMIIYFRAAEWQPE; encoded by the coding sequence ATGGCGAGCGGGAATCACCAGGCAGGATCGACGCGGCTCCGGCGCGCGACCGCCGCGCTCGCACGCGGCGCCGGGACGGCCGCTGCGCGCTTCCCGGTCTCGACGCTGCTGATCGCGGCGATCTCGCTGCTCTCCAACGTGGCAGTCCAGGACGTCTTCGTCCCGAACCCTGAGGACTTTCCCTGGCTGCTCGCCTCGCTCTACGGCGCCGCGGCCAGCGCGGTGGTGGCGAGCCTTGCCGCCGAAGCCCATGGGCTGACGCCGCCCGCCCGGCACGCCGGCGCGACCGCCGTGGCGCTGGTCATGGGCCTGGCGGTCTGGTTCGGGCCCCGCTTCGGCATCTATCCGCCGGCGCTGATCGCGGCCGCGACGCTGGCGGTGCCGCTGGCGCCGTTCGTGGGACGCGGCGACGGGATGCGCTTCTGGACCTACACGCTGTGGACGGTCGTCGGGGTCATCCTCGCCTTCCTCTCGGTGCTGCTGTTCACGCTCGGCCTGTCGGCGATCCTCGAGATGATCCGCTTCCTGTTCGCGGTCGGTCTCTCGGGCGACGCCTACGAGCACATCTTCGTCACCGCCTTCACGCTGGTCGGCCCGCTCTTCGCGCTCGGCCGCGTGCCGGCCGGATTCGAGGAGCCCGTGCCGGGGCCGGAGGACCGCCTGCTGGCGGGCGTGCGGATCATGGCTGCCTGGATCGCGGCGCCGCTCGTGCTGGTGACGGCGGCCGTCCTGCATCTTTATGCGATGAAGATCCTGGCGACCGGCGTCCTGCCCGCCAACGAGATCGGCTGGATCGTCACCTTCTTCGCCCTGCTGGTGCTGTCGCTGCGCATCGGGGCGGCGCCGTTCCTCTCCGAGGCGACGCCGCCGATCCGGCTGTTCGGGCGAAGCTTCGTCGCCATTCTCATCGTCCCGCTGGTGCTGCTGGCGATTGCCGCGGCGATCCGGATCGCGGCGGAGGGCGTGACGCTGCCGCGCTACTATCTGGCGCTCGGCGTGCTCGCAGCCGCCCTCGTCGTCGCGGCGCAGGCGCCCCTACGCTGGCGCGGCGACATCCGCGTCATGGCCGCCATTCCGCTCCTGCTGCTGGCTCTCTCGTCGTTCGGACCCTGGGGCGCCGCGAGTACCGTCGGCCGCAGCCAGACCGCTCTGATCGTCGCGGAGGCCGGTGTTTCGGGACCCGACGGGGCGGCGACGCTTGTTACGGCGGATCGCGGCCCGGAGGCCGACCGGCGACTGCGGTCGCGGCTCTACGCGCTGGAGGATGCGGGTCAGATCGGGCGGGTGCTGCCCTATCTCGAGCCGGCCCTGCGCCAGCGCGTTGCCGCGGCGGATCCGCAGGGCGCGGACGACTCGGCCTTCGACATCCTGATGACCGGGCTCGGCCTGTCGCGGCCCTCGGCGCTGCAGACGATCCGCAGCTTCACCGCTGCTGCCGCCCTCGTGGTCGAGACGGACGGCTACGACCGCGCCGCGACGGAGCTGTCGGCGGTGGCGGACGCGAATCCCGGGCCGTCGAACGATGTGGCGACGCCGATTCCGCAGGTCAGGATCGAAGCCGATCGGCTGGTCGTGCGGATCGGCATGGTGGAGGACCGCTTCGATCTCGCTTCGGCCGTCGCGGATCTGCCGGAGTCGACCTTCTCAACAGCGCCGGAAAGGCTCGTCCCGCCGGTGCTGGACCTGACGAGCGGCGACGGGCGGCGGCTGCGGGTGGTGCTCCGGCAGATCGTCCAGGAGGGCGAGGTCGCCGCCATCAGCGCCGCATCGATGATCATCTACTTCCGTGCTGCGGAATGGCAGCCCGAGTAG